From the genome of Candidatus Methylopumilus rimovensis, one region includes:
- the recA gene encoding recombinase RecA: MDDNKSKALAAALAQIEKQFGKGSVMRMDDSDVIEDIQSVSTGSLGLDIALGIGGLPRGRVVEIYGPESSGKTSLTLSVIAQMQKLGGVAAFIDAEHALDPQYAAKLGVVVPDLLISQPDTGEQALEIADMLVRSGSVDIVVVDSVAALTPRAEIEGEMGDSHMGLQARLMSQALRKLTGNIKKTNTLVIFINQIRMKIGVMFGNPETTTGGNALKFYASVRLDIRRIGAIKKGDEVVGAETRVKVVKNKVAPPFKQAEFDVLYGEGISREGEIIEIGAQLKFIEKAGAWYSYNGEKIGQGKDNAREFLKENPKIAQEIEDKIRANSSALSEAMTAPQESDETE; the protein is encoded by the coding sequence ATGGATGACAATAAAAGTAAAGCACTCGCTGCAGCATTAGCGCAGATCGAAAAACAATTCGGAAAAGGATCTGTCATGAGGATGGATGATTCCGATGTCATCGAAGATATTCAATCTGTTTCAACAGGCTCCTTAGGTCTTGATATAGCACTGGGTATTGGCGGCCTCCCTAGGGGACGTGTTGTTGAAATATACGGCCCAGAATCATCAGGTAAGACTTCTTTAACCTTATCTGTCATTGCTCAGATGCAAAAACTGGGTGGCGTAGCTGCCTTTATTGATGCTGAACATGCTCTTGACCCTCAGTACGCAGCCAAATTAGGTGTTGTGGTTCCAGACTTGCTCATTTCTCAACCTGATACAGGAGAGCAAGCACTTGAAATTGCAGACATGCTTGTAAGAAGCGGTTCGGTTGATATTGTTGTGGTTGACTCAGTCGCAGCCTTAACACCGCGCGCAGAAATTGAAGGTGAAATGGGTGACTCTCATATGGGGCTTCAGGCTCGGCTCATGTCACAAGCATTGAGAAAATTAACAGGTAACATTAAGAAAACAAATACGCTTGTCATATTTATTAATCAAATTCGTATGAAGATTGGCGTAATGTTTGGAAATCCAGAAACGACAACCGGTGGTAATGCTCTTAAATTTTACGCCTCCGTGAGACTTGATATTCGTCGCATTGGCGCAATCAAAAAAGGTGATGAAGTTGTCGGTGCAGAAACAAGAGTTAAAGTGGTTAAAAATAAAGTTGCTCCTCCATTTAAACAAGCTGAATTTGATGTGCTTTATGGTGAAGGCATTTCAAGAGAAGGTGAAATCATTGAAATTGGCGCTCAACTGAAATTTATTGAAAAAGCAGGCGCGTGGTATAGCTATAACGGAGAAAAAATTGGTCAAGGCAAGGATAACGCAAGAGAGTTTTTAAAAGAAAATCCAAAAATTGCTCAAGAAATTGAAGATAAAATTAGAGCGAACTCATCGGCTCTAAGCGAAGCAATGACAGCGCCGCAGGAATCTGACGAAACTGAGTAA
- the thiL gene encoding thiamine-phosphate kinase: MTSEFEIIEHYFKKKIKQTALGVGDDAAIINVQKNYQLVISSDMLIENIHFLKNTNPSHLGWKSLAVNLSDIAAMGGKPKWATLSISLPKINHVWLKKFSEGFFKCANQFGIDLVGGDTSKGPLSISITIMGEIKKNQGLLRSGAKINDDIWVTGQLGLASMGLASLQGELKLAPSLKVKCIKALEMPTPKVSLGYHLSRHTNSCIDISDGLIQDLNHILKASKVGAALLLNDIPCEKFIHASKQYQFVLNGGDDYELLFTAPKKNRPYIEKIAKKTNTAISVIGVITQNKTLKIMDQKGRSISFNKKGFDHFA; encoded by the coding sequence ATGACTTCAGAATTTGAAATTATTGAGCACTACTTTAAGAAAAAAATAAAGCAAACTGCTTTGGGTGTTGGTGATGATGCAGCAATAATTAATGTTCAAAAAAATTATCAACTAGTTATCTCCTCAGACATGCTGATAGAGAATATTCACTTTTTAAAAAATACAAATCCATCACACTTGGGTTGGAAATCTTTAGCGGTTAATTTATCTGATATCGCTGCGATGGGTGGAAAACCTAAATGGGCAACTTTATCAATATCGCTTCCAAAGATAAACCATGTTTGGCTGAAAAAATTCTCAGAGGGATTTTTTAAATGTGCCAATCAATTTGGTATTGATCTTGTTGGAGGAGATACTTCGAAAGGTCCACTTAGTATTTCAATTACCATCATGGGCGAAATTAAAAAAAATCAAGGTCTATTAAGGTCTGGCGCAAAAATCAATGATGATATCTGGGTAACAGGCCAGTTAGGACTTGCCTCAATGGGCTTGGCGAGCCTCCAGGGGGAATTAAAGCTTGCTCCTTCTTTAAAAGTGAAATGTATAAAAGCGCTTGAGATGCCTACTCCAAAAGTCTCATTAGGCTATCATTTATCTCGGCATACAAATAGCTGTATTGATATTTCTGATGGTCTTATTCAAGACTTAAATCATATTTTAAAAGCTTCTAAAGTTGGCGCTGCTCTTTTGTTGAATGACATACCATGTGAAAAATTTATTCATGCATCAAAACAATATCAATTTGTATTGAATGGTGGTGATGATTATGAACTCTTATTTACGGCCCCTAAAAAAAATAGACCTTATATAGAAAAAATTGCAAAAAAAACGAACACAGCTATTAGCGTCATTGGTGTTATCACTCAGAACAAAACACTAAAAATCATGGATCAAAAAGGCAGATCCATATCATTTAACAAAAAAGGATTTGATCATTTTGCCTAA
- a CDS encoding CinA family protein yields the protein MAHTLIQDICLELGNALTKKKFRIALAESCTGGLVCQHLTNIPGSSFWFDRGFVTYSNESKMELLKVSQTSLTKFGAVSKEIASEMALGALNASHADIALSITGIAGPSGGSIEKPIGTVFFAVAYQNKVIFSTSKIFPGSRENIRESSCLFALNQVLALTLNPQV from the coding sequence ATGGCTCATACTTTAATTCAAGATATCTGCCTTGAGCTTGGCAATGCGCTCACGAAAAAAAAATTTCGGATAGCGCTTGCTGAGTCATGCACTGGGGGGTTAGTTTGTCAGCACCTCACAAACATTCCTGGGAGCTCTTTCTGGTTCGACCGAGGATTTGTAACTTATAGCAATGAGTCAAAAATGGAATTGCTTAAGGTTAGTCAAACTTCACTCACAAAATTCGGCGCAGTAAGTAAAGAAATTGCTTCAGAAATGGCATTAGGGGCACTTAATGCTAGTCATGCCGATATAGCCCTATCAATTACTGGGATCGCTGGCCCTTCAGGGGGGTCGATTGAGAAGCCTATAGGTACTGTTTTCTTTGCGGTTGCTTATCAAAATAAGGTTATTTTTAGTACCTCAAAAATCTTCCCTGGATCAAGAGAAAACATACGTGAATCTTCTTGTCTATTTGCACTAAATCAGGTCTTAGCGCTTACTTTAAACCCTCAAGTATGA
- the pmbA gene encoding metalloprotease PmbA: MKKNQFDSEHLKKIADHTLDYAKKIGATASEVEVSFGTGKNISVRLGGLETLEINRDKGFSVTLFNGQRKGSSSSSDLSIQSIEDTVDAAFNIARYTAPDPLFGLADKNLMATDMKDLDLHNAWDVSIDHMIDLAKTCEASALDVSKKITNSEGASISSSEGVFIYANSHGFMGGYLTSRHSIGCSVIAEEKSMMQRDYWYSSARHVEDLESVDSVGKLAGTRTVSRLGAKKIHTCHAPVIFEAPIATGIISSLISAISGGNLYRQSSFLLDSLGEKVASDQLTIEEDPSLLRGDASSMFDDEGVATHPRLLVDQGTINGYLLSSYSARKLGMQSTGNAGGAHNLIVKTGNQDLNDLIKTMHKGLLVTELLGHGLNMVTGDYSRGAAGYWIEDGGIAYPVEEITIAGNMKDMLKQIVAIGKDVYRNGSKHTGSILLETMSIASS; encoded by the coding sequence ATGAAAAAAAATCAATTTGATTCGGAGCATTTAAAAAAAATTGCCGATCATACTTTAGATTATGCAAAAAAAATAGGCGCGACCGCTTCTGAAGTGGAAGTGAGTTTTGGGACAGGTAAAAATATTTCTGTTCGCTTAGGCGGCCTTGAAACTCTTGAAATTAATAGAGACAAAGGATTCTCTGTCACTCTATTTAACGGACAGCGTAAGGGCAGTTCAAGCTCATCTGATTTATCTATACAGAGTATTGAAGATACGGTTGATGCTGCTTTTAATATTGCACGCTATACAGCTCCAGATCCTTTATTTGGATTGGCTGATAAAAATCTTATGGCGACTGATATGAAAGATCTTGATCTTCATAATGCATGGGATGTTTCTATAGACCATATGATTGATCTTGCAAAAACATGCGAGGCGTCAGCGCTTGATGTTAGTAAAAAAATTACAAATTCCGAAGGTGCTAGCATCTCTTCTTCTGAAGGTGTTTTTATTTATGCAAATAGCCATGGTTTTATGGGCGGTTATTTAACATCGAGACATTCGATTGGTTGTTCTGTAATTGCTGAAGAAAAATCGATGATGCAAAGAGACTACTGGTATTCATCTGCAAGACATGTTGAAGATTTAGAGTCTGTTGATTCGGTTGGCAAATTAGCAGGTACCCGAACAGTTTCTCGATTGGGGGCTAAAAAAATACATACCTGCCATGCTCCTGTCATTTTTGAGGCACCAATCGCTACAGGAATTATTTCATCTCTTATCTCAGCTATTTCTGGGGGTAATTTATATCGTCAATCCTCATTTCTTTTAGATTCGCTTGGGGAAAAAGTAGCAAGCGATCAATTAACCATTGAAGAAGACCCCTCCCTTTTACGCGGAGACGCAAGCTCTATGTTTGATGATGAGGGAGTGGCAACGCACCCAAGATTATTGGTAGATCAAGGCACTATTAATGGATATCTCTTATCTTCTTATTCTGCTAGAAAGCTTGGTATGCAATCAACAGGTAACGCTGGCGGAGCGCATAATTTAATTGTGAAGACAGGCAATCAAGATTTGAATGATCTTATTAAAACAATGCATAAAGGGTTGCTTGTAACAGAGTTGCTCGGCCATGGATTAAATATGGTCACTGGTGATTATTCCCGAGGTGCTGCAGGCTATTGGATTGAAGACGGGGGTATTGCTTACCCAGTTGAGGAAATTACGATTGCAGGCAATATGAAAGATATGTTGAAACAAATTGTAGCAATTGGTAAAGACGTTTATAGAAATGGATCGAAACACACAGGTTCGATATTGCTAGAAACAATGAGTATTGCATCTAGCTGA
- the alaS gene encoding alanine--tRNA ligase, whose amino-acid sequence MSTSSNHPIISSEEIRNIFLDFFNKKQHQVVASSSLVPGEDPTLLFTNAGMNQFKDVFLGFDKRNYSRAASSQKCVRAGGKHNDLENVGYTARHHTFFEMLGNFSFGDYFKKDAIKYAWELLTEIYKIPKERLLVTVYSEDDEAYDIWAKLIGIHAEKIIRIGDNKGAKYASDNFWMMGDTGPCGPCTEIFYDHGNHIPGGPPGSKDEDGDRFIEIWNIVFMQYNRDEKGVMHSLPKPSVDTGMGLERISAVLQGVHANYETDLFVPLIKSAANITKTSDINHPSLKVLSDHIRACTFLISDGVIPSNEGRGYVLRRIIRRAIRHGYKLGCRQPFFYKLVDDVVGMLGKAYPDIEKNKQKIALSLMQEEERFFETIENGMNILEESIQALTQKNQKTFDGQIAFKLHDTFGFPLDLTADICREKNISIDQKGFDAAMEAQKSMARSSNKFKMKMNVDYSGEATEFKGYEVTECKAKVLALFKDDESKTELVKGDLGIVILDMTPFYAESGGQVGDKGIIKTSNGLFRVEDTQKVKAKIFAHYGVVEANSLKVSDEVTASVENDLRKNIMRNHSATHLLHKALKNTLGAHVEQKGSLVDDSKTRFDFSHPHALNADEIKSVEMFVNQEILNNTDTKAQTMQLEDAKKSGAMMLFGEKYSDEVRVLSIGSSKELCGGTHVQRTGDIGAFKIISETGISSGIRRIEATTGFNVIDYMNEHVSIIDRLAYELKVPSSELLNKIDQIQEQVKEQEKNIQQLKTKIASSESGNLSKKAISVGEIKIVMEKLGAYDAQALRETIDKLKSDLKSAVIILSGVDQGKVTLAVGVTQDLTTKIKAGEIASELAIAIGGKGGGKPDLAMAGGSKPELLDQAFNDCLTKIKKIIIN is encoded by the coding sequence ATGTCTACTTCATCAAATCATCCAATTATTTCTAGCGAAGAAATTAGAAATATATTTCTAGATTTTTTCAATAAAAAACAACATCAGGTTGTAGCCTCAAGTTCTTTGGTGCCCGGAGAAGATCCTACTTTGCTATTTACAAATGCAGGTATGAATCAATTCAAAGACGTTTTCTTAGGTTTTGATAAACGTAATTATTCTAGAGCGGCTTCAAGCCAAAAATGTGTCAGAGCCGGCGGTAAACATAACGATTTAGAAAATGTAGGCTATACAGCAAGGCATCATACTTTTTTTGAAATGCTCGGAAACTTTAGCTTTGGTGATTACTTTAAAAAAGATGCGATTAAGTATGCATGGGAACTACTCACTGAAATTTACAAAATACCCAAAGAAAGACTTTTGGTTACGGTCTATAGTGAAGATGATGAAGCTTATGATATCTGGGCCAAATTAATCGGCATTCATGCTGAAAAAATTATCCGCATTGGAGATAATAAAGGCGCCAAATATGCATCAGATAATTTTTGGATGATGGGAGATACTGGCCCATGCGGTCCATGTACTGAAATTTTCTATGACCACGGAAATCATATACCTGGTGGACCTCCTGGATCTAAAGATGAGGATGGCGATCGTTTCATTGAAATCTGGAATATTGTTTTTATGCAATATAACCGTGATGAAAAAGGTGTTATGCATTCGTTGCCGAAACCTTCAGTTGACACTGGTATGGGTCTGGAAAGAATCAGCGCGGTGCTTCAAGGTGTTCATGCTAATTACGAAACAGATTTATTTGTACCGCTCATTAAATCAGCGGCAAATATAACAAAAACATCGGACATCAACCATCCTTCATTAAAGGTGTTATCAGATCATATACGCGCTTGTACATTTTTAATTTCGGACGGTGTGATTCCAAGTAACGAAGGTCGCGGTTATGTTTTAAGAAGAATTATTCGTAGAGCTATAAGACATGGATATAAGCTAGGCTGCAGACAACCTTTCTTTTATAAATTAGTTGATGATGTTGTTGGCATGTTAGGCAAGGCTTATCCTGACATTGAAAAAAATAAACAAAAAATTGCATTGTCGCTTATGCAAGAAGAAGAAAGATTTTTCGAAACCATTGAAAATGGTATGAATATACTCGAAGAATCTATTCAAGCGCTTACTCAAAAAAATCAAAAAACTTTTGATGGTCAAATTGCTTTTAAACTGCATGACACTTTTGGATTTCCTCTCGATCTAACTGCTGACATTTGTCGAGAAAAGAATATTTCGATTGATCAAAAAGGTTTTGATGCGGCAATGGAAGCGCAAAAGTCAATGGCTCGATCTTCTAATAAGTTTAAAATGAAAATGAACGTCGACTATAGTGGAGAAGCTACTGAATTTAAAGGCTATGAAGTCACTGAGTGCAAAGCTAAAGTGCTAGCTTTATTTAAAGATGATGAATCTAAAACAGAACTTGTCAAAGGTGATTTAGGTATTGTCATTCTTGATATGACCCCTTTCTATGCAGAATCTGGAGGCCAGGTAGGTGATAAAGGCATCATCAAAACTTCAAATGGTCTTTTTAGAGTTGAAGACACACAAAAAGTTAAAGCAAAAATTTTCGCACATTATGGTGTTGTTGAAGCAAACAGCTTAAAAGTTTCTGATGAAGTTACAGCATCGGTTGAAAATGACTTAAGAAAAAATATCATGCGTAATCATTCTGCCACTCATTTACTTCACAAAGCTTTAAAAAATACTTTAGGCGCTCATGTAGAACAAAAAGGTTCTCTTGTTGATGATTCAAAAACACGCTTTGACTTTTCTCACCCGCATGCTTTAAATGCAGATGAAATTAAATCTGTAGAAATGTTTGTGAACCAAGAAATACTTAACAATACAGATACCAAAGCTCAGACAATGCAGTTAGAAGATGCTAAGAAAAGTGGTGCCATGATGCTCTTTGGTGAAAAATATTCTGATGAGGTCAGAGTGCTTAGTATAGGATCAAGTAAAGAATTATGTGGCGGAACGCATGTACAAAGAACGGGTGATATTGGCGCTTTTAAAATTATTTCGGAAACAGGTATTTCTTCTGGTATTCGACGTATTGAAGCCACAACCGGATTTAATGTTATTGATTATATGAATGAGCATGTTTCAATCATTGATCGCTTAGCTTATGAACTTAAAGTGCCCTCCTCAGAACTTTTAAATAAAATTGATCAAATTCAAGAGCAAGTGAAAGAACAAGAAAAAAATATCCAACAATTAAAAACAAAAATTGCATCCTCTGAAAGTGGCAATTTATCTAAAAAAGCTATATCCGTAGGAGAAATTAAAATTGTCATGGAAAAATTAGGTGCTTATGATGCGCAGGCCTTAAGAGAGACCATTGATAAACTTAAATCAGATCTTAAAAGTGCAGTTATAATTTTAAGTGGTGTTGATCAAGGTAAAGTGACTTTAGCTGTTGGCGTGACACAAGATCTTACGACTAAAATAAAAGCAGGTGAAATTGCAAGTGAGTTAGCAATTGCAATTGGAGGTAAGGGTGGGGGCAAGCCTGACTTAGCAATGGCTGGCGGATCAAAACCAGAACTTCTTGATCAAGCTTTCAATGATTGCTTAACTAAAATAAAGAAAATAATTATCAACTAA
- a CDS encoding PDZ domain-containing protein — protein MPFKLIFIMLNLFSTLAIAEEANLFQVNYSTQSNNNLHSLQKKPDTKIYAGMNKEKDNIRMLEDGYDLMGISSFQGPFVEPNQALKHAQTIEADAVLVYDRKINEMTRSARLRQIHDEMKKENKGEKNTVIEVSETDLNDKNSKFEFYATYWAKLPPPILGLHVIKLITKNSDTKETQQEKGLKVIAVIKDSPAFKAGIQKGDVVHAFNDANTESPEEFSKSVFKQQGNKVKIKYARDDEEKVVAAELNRR, from the coding sequence ATGCCATTTAAACTTATTTTTATAATGCTGAATTTATTCAGTACGTTAGCTATCGCTGAAGAAGCAAACTTATTTCAAGTAAATTATTCAACTCAAAGTAATAACAACTTACATTCTCTGCAAAAAAAGCCGGACACTAAAATTTATGCTGGCATGAACAAAGAAAAAGACAATATTAGAATGTTAGAAGATGGTTATGATTTGATGGGGATATCCTCATTTCAAGGACCTTTTGTAGAGCCCAATCAAGCTCTTAAACATGCACAAACTATCGAGGCAGACGCAGTATTAGTATACGATCGTAAAATAAACGAGATGACCCGATCAGCCCGCTTGAGACAGATTCATGACGAAATGAAAAAAGAGAATAAGGGTGAAAAAAATACTGTAATTGAAGTTAGTGAAACTGACTTAAATGATAAAAATAGTAAATTTGAATTTTATGCAACTTATTGGGCAAAATTGCCGCCACCTATTTTGGGTTTGCACGTTATTAAATTAATTACAAAAAATTCAGACACAAAAGAGACGCAGCAAGAAAAAGGGTTAAAAGTTATTGCCGTTATTAAAGACTCGCCAGCTTTTAAAGCGGGAATTCAAAAAGGAGATGTCGTTCATGCTTTCAATGATGCGAATACAGAGTCTCCGGAGGAATTTTCTAAATCGGTATTTAAACAACAAGGCAATAAAGTAAAAATAAAATACGCGAGAGATGACGAAGAAAAGGTAGTGGCTGCTGAGCTTAATCGAAGATAA
- the yjgA gene encoding ribosome biogenesis factor YjgA: MAKGKDLEKNTVSRTQLKLEAEKLQSLGLKLCDLSISKLKALDLPPSLFEAILAMQKITSNGAKRRQSQYIGKLMRNFDATELNTIMTFWDQQELKEKQHFHNIELWRKRLVEEPGSVNDFLTKFPTEEKPVLLNTIKEALEEKNQDKPPKYNRELFKLVKKIIEK; encoded by the coding sequence ATGGCAAAAGGCAAGGATCTAGAAAAAAATACCGTCAGCAGGACACAACTTAAGCTTGAAGCTGAGAAACTTCAATCGCTTGGATTGAAATTGTGTGATTTATCTATATCTAAATTAAAGGCGCTGGATTTGCCGCCAAGTTTATTTGAAGCAATTTTGGCGATGCAAAAAATTACTAGCAATGGTGCTAAAAGGCGGCAAAGTCAATATATTGGCAAGCTCATGAGAAATTTTGACGCCACTGAATTAAATACCATTATGACGTTTTGGGATCAACAAGAGCTTAAAGAAAAACAACACTTTCATAATATAGAATTATGGCGAAAAAGATTAGTTGAAGAGCCGGGAAGCGTTAATGATTTCCTAACAAAATTTCCTACTGAAGAAAAACCAGTCCTATTAAACACAATCAAAGAAGCCCTAGAAGAAAAGAATCAAGATAAACCGCCCAAATATAATCGCGAGCTATTTAAGCTTGTAAAAAAAATTATTGAAAAATAA
- a CDS encoding phosphatidylglycerophosphatase A, producing MPNLKFLIKHPSYFLALGFGAGLSKRAPGTLGTLVGIPIYLWVSSYSFSIQMMVALLFTILGVFICNQTALALKVKDPSAIVWDEISAFFLMLIIAQPLLNTLKIFELFVLFRIFDVWKPFPINYLDKHVGGGLGIMLDDYVAAFFALIIYFSIQWLIL from the coding sequence TTGCCTAATCTTAAATTTCTAATAAAGCATCCGTCATATTTTTTAGCTCTAGGTTTTGGTGCGGGACTTTCAAAAAGAGCGCCGGGCACGCTGGGGACGCTTGTAGGAATTCCTATTTATTTATGGGTATCGTCGTATAGCTTTTCTATACAGATGATGGTGGCCTTGTTGTTTACAATTTTAGGCGTCTTTATTTGTAATCAAACAGCACTTGCACTTAAAGTTAAAGATCCAAGTGCTATTGTGTGGGATGAAATCTCCGCTTTCTTTTTAATGTTAATTATTGCGCAACCCCTTTTAAATACTCTCAAAATTTTTGAGTTATTTGTACTCTTTAGAATCTTTGATGTTTGGAAGCCTTTTCCAATCAATTATCTAGATAAGCATGTGGGGGGTGGATTAGGTATCATGCTTGACGATTATGTTGCTGCATTTTTTGCGCTAATAATTTATTTTTCAATACAATGGCTCATACTTTAA
- a CDS encoding aspartate kinase: MSLIVQKYGGTSVGTPERIRAVARRVARYKSLGHQVVVVVSAMSGETNRLISLAKEIMEEPDPRELDVMVSTGEQVSIGMTALALIDLGIKAKSYTGSQVKILTDDAHTKARILKIDHNNIQDDLDKGYVVVVAGFQGVDERGNITTLGRGGSDTTGVALAAALKADECQIYTDVDGIYTTDPRVVPEAKKLDSITFEEMLEMASLGSKVLQIRSVEFAGKYKVKLRVLSSFEEEGDGTLITFEEKNNMEQPVISGIAFNRDEAKVTILGVPDKPGIAYQILGPIADANIDVDMIIQNVGAVGTTDFTFTVNKNDLNKALAILNEKVKGHVSAREVNGNDKIAKVSIVGVGMRSHVGVASQMFRTLSEEGINIDMISTSEIKISVLIDEKYLELAVRALHKAFGLDA, translated from the coding sequence ATGAGTTTAATTGTACAAAAATATGGCGGTACTTCAGTCGGAACACCAGAAAGAATAAGGGCTGTTGCAAGACGTGTAGCTCGATATAAATCGCTCGGCCATCAAGTAGTGGTTGTGGTTTCTGCAATGTCAGGAGAAACCAATCGACTCATTAGTCTAGCCAAAGAAATTATGGAAGAACCTGATCCGAGAGAATTAGATGTGATGGTATCAACAGGAGAACAGGTGAGTATTGGTATGACCGCCCTCGCATTAATCGATCTTGGTATTAAAGCTAAAAGCTATACTGGCTCCCAAGTAAAAATTCTCACTGATGACGCTCACACCAAAGCTAGAATTTTAAAAATTGATCATAACAATATCCAAGATGATTTAGATAAAGGTTATGTCGTGGTCGTTGCCGGATTTCAAGGTGTTGATGAACGGGGTAATATTACTACACTTGGTCGCGGAGGCTCTGATACCACAGGTGTTGCACTAGCAGCTGCGCTTAAAGCTGATGAATGTCAAATTTATACAGATGTCGATGGTATTTATACAACGGATCCAAGAGTTGTCCCTGAGGCTAAAAAATTAGATTCAATTACTTTCGAAGAAATGCTTGAAATGGCAAGCTTAGGGTCAAAAGTGCTTCAAATTAGATCCGTTGAGTTTGCAGGTAAGTACAAAGTTAAGTTAAGAGTGCTATCAAGTTTCGAAGAAGAAGGTGACGGCACTTTAATCACATTTGAGGAAAAAAATAATATGGAACAACCCGTTATTTCAGGTATTGCTTTTAATCGTGATGAAGCCAAAGTAACTATTCTTGGTGTGCCAGACAAACCAGGAATTGCTTATCAAATACTAGGTCCTATTGCAGATGCTAATATTGACGTCGACATGATCATTCAAAACGTGGGCGCTGTTGGAACAACAGATTTTACATTTACAGTTAATAAAAATGATTTGAACAAGGCTTTAGCAATTCTTAATGAAAAAGTTAAGGGTCACGTGAGTGCAAGAGAAGTAAATGGAAACGATAAAATTGCAAAAGTATCTATCGTGGGTGTTGGTATGCGCTCACACGTAGGTGTTGCAAGCCAAATGTTTAGAACATTGTCCGAAGAGGGCATTAATATCGACATGATCTCAACAAGCGAAATTAAAATTTCAGTGCTTATTGACGAGAAATATCTAGAGCTTGCAGTAAGAGCCCTTCACAAAGCTTTTGGACTTGATGCATAA
- the mog gene encoding molybdopterin adenylyltransferase: MQNKFTKIGLISISDRASKGEYEDQGIPNLKFWLQKALSSPFETVEKIIPDERPLIESSLINFVDIELCDLILTTGGTGPALRDVTPEATLAIADREMPGFGEQMRQISLHFVPTAILSRQVAVVRKNTLIINLPGQPKSIAQTLEGLRNDQGEVIVHGIFAAVPYCVDLLNGPFIETHENIVKTFRPKAK, translated from the coding sequence ATGCAAAATAAGTTCACTAAAATTGGACTCATTTCAATCAGCGACCGGGCTTCGAAAGGCGAATATGAAGATCAGGGCATCCCTAATCTTAAGTTTTGGCTTCAAAAAGCCTTAAGCTCCCCTTTTGAAACTGTAGAAAAAATTATCCCTGACGAAAGGCCCTTGATTGAATCTTCATTGATTAATTTTGTAGATATCGAATTGTGCGATTTAATTCTTACAACAGGTGGAACTGGACCTGCTTTACGGGATGTAACTCCTGAAGCTACTCTTGCGATTGCAGATCGTGAAATGCCAGGCTTTGGCGAGCAAATGCGTCAAATTAGTTTACATTTTGTTCCAACTGCGATTCTATCAAGACAAGTTGCCGTCGTTCGTAAAAATACACTTATTATCAATTTGCCTGGCCAGCCTAAATCTATCGCCCAAACGCTTGAAGGTCTAAGAAATGATCAAGGTGAAGTAATAGTTCATGGTATTTTTGCTGCGGTACCTTATTGTGTAGATCTTTTAAATGGGCCCTTCATCGAAACGCATGAAAATATTGTAAAAACTTTTAGACCTAAAGCAAAATAA
- a CDS encoding regulatory protein RecX, with amino-acid sequence MSLVSDGWLSNERYCEQFIHAKKNKFGRYKIVRELEEKGIDSALIEQYLSPLKNQELLYAKQVWQKKFKFLPSSKEEWSKQARFLQSRGFDVSLIKKILNAKEE; translated from the coding sequence TTGTCTTTAGTATCTGATGGATGGCTTTCTAATGAGCGTTATTGCGAACAATTCATTCATGCAAAAAAAAATAAATTTGGACGTTATAAAATTGTTAGGGAGCTTGAAGAAAAAGGGATAGATTCGGCACTTATCGAGCAATACCTTAGCCCACTTAAAAATCAAGAATTATTATATGCAAAACAGGTTTGGCAAAAAAAATTTAAATTTCTCCCATCCTCTAAAGAGGAATGGTCAAAACAAGCTCGCTTCCTTCAAAGTCGCGGATTTGATGTCTCTCTCATAAAAAAAATATTGAATGCCAAGGAAGAATAG